The proteins below are encoded in one region of Apium graveolens cultivar Ventura chromosome 4, ASM990537v1, whole genome shotgun sequence:
- the LOC141719451 gene encoding scarecrow-like protein 32, protein MQFTQTPPPPLHELTSFPSNINPMNKNQMLRTRQWPGFQTSKSLGSFGDANCMEQLLVHCANAIENNDATLAQQILWVLNNIAPSDGDSNQRLACGFLRALIARAARKGTCKILTGAVDNVHITTHKFSIIELTGFVDLTPWHRFGFTAANATILDAVEGYSIIHIIDFSLTHCMQIPTLIDAIANRLEGPPLVKLTVAGATEDVPPMLDLSYEELGMKLVNFARSRNIILEFRVIPSTSSNGFASFIEQLKVQNLVPANNGIEALVINCHMMLHYIPEETLNPFSFNNTSVSSLRTMFLKAIRSLDPTIVVLVDEDADFTSNNLVCRLRAAFNYLWIPYDTVDTFLPHGSKQRQWYEADMNWKIENVIAEEGVERVERLEPKSRWVQRMRHAGFRGGLFGEEAVMEVKNMLDEHAAGWGLKREEEDLVLTWKGHNVVFATAWIPS, encoded by the coding sequence ATGCAATTTACACAAACTCCTCCACCGCCACTTCACGAATTAACCTCTTTTCCGAGTAATATCAACCCTATGAACAAGAATCAAATGCTTAGAACACGGCAGTGGCCTGGCTTCCAAACTTCCAAGTCTCTCGGAAGTTTTGGCGATGCCAATTGTATGGAACAACTTTTAGTTCACTGTGCTAATGCAATAGAAAACAACGATGCAACTTTAGCTCAACAAATCTTATGGGTTTTGAACAATATTGCCCCATCCGATGGCGATTCTAATCAGCGCCTCGCTTGTGGCTTCCTTCGAGCCCTTATAGCACGGGCAGCACGTAAAGGAACTTGCAAAATCCTTACAGGTGCCGTGGATAATGTGCATATAACCACGCACAAGTTTTCAATAATCGAGCTGACTGGATTTGTGGACTTAACTCCGTGGCATCGCTTCGGATTCACTGCAGCAAATGCAACTATATTAGATGCTGTGGAAGGATACTCAATCATTCACATCATTGACTTTAGCTTAACCCATTGCATGCAAATTCCAACGCTTATTGACGCTATAGCTAATCGTCTGGAGGGGCCGCCATTAGTCAAACTTACTGTAGCTGGTGCCACTGAGGATGTTCCACCTATGCTCGATCTTTCGTACGAGGAATTAGGTATGAAATTAGTGAATTTCGCCAGGTCTCGTAACATTATTCTGGAATTTAGAGTGATTCCTTCCACTTCTTCAAATGGTTTTGCTTCGTTTATTGAACAACTCAAAGTTCAAAATCTAGTACCTGCAAATAATGGTATCGAAGCGCTAGTAATAAATTGTCATATGATGCTACACTACATTCCAGAAGAAACCCTAAATCCATTTTCTTTTAATAACACCTCAGTTTCGTCACTAAGAACCATGTTTCTTAAAGCAATTCGAAGTTTAGACCCCACGATTGTTGTGTTAGTAGATGAAGATGCAGATTTTACATCGAACAATTTGGTGTGTCGATTAAGGGcagcttttaattatttgtggATACCTTATGACACGGTGGACACTTTTTTACCGCATGGAAGCAAACAGAGGCAATGGTATGAGGCGGACATGAATTGGAAGATAGAGAACGTTATAGCAGAAGAGGGTGTTGAGAGAGTGGAGAGACTGGAGCCAAAAAGCCGGTGGGTGCAACGGATGAGACACGCTGGTTTTCGAGGTGGTTTGTTTGGGGAAGAAGCTGTGATGGAAGTGAAAAACATGTTAGACGAGCATGCAGCTGGATGGGGTTTAAAGAGGGAAGAAGAAGATTTAGTACTTACATGGAAAGGACATAATGTAGTGTTTGCAACTGCTTGGATACCTAGCTAG